The DNA sequence CTCTTCGTGATTTTAATGGGATGAAATGATAATCTGTCTTTAGATGTTTGCTGtgatacaaatatttcaataaagacaaacattttgcttaaagttttattttaatgcaccaAGTTCAGGCATATAATGCCAAGCGGTCTATAATTACGTGGTTCATTTACATTCTTTTTGTATTCATCTTCAACCTGACAAACATGAGAATGAAAATTAGGACACGACATCTTTAACTACACGCAAATAAAATTGGGaatttgtaaatacaaacacattatttGTTATGGTTACTTtctataatgtttttaacttttttatacatataataatactgtattctcagatattaaatcaaaatatattacatatttggtttccttaaaaatcaattaattacgGTTATTTTCTGacgctgtttttaaaattaaaccgAACAAAGAAGATCACAAAATTAGTTTGTGGTTTTACAAATCTTTGATCACATGAATCATTAGAAACTGTACACGTGACATGCTACTATTGCCGATGACAAGACAAAATTAAGGCTCGTACTTGTTACGTCTGTTGCCTTACTATtcagctgaataaatgtgtgtgcatttaggTAGAGCGTTTGTGTGCATTTTCACTAAGGCGAGTGAGAAAACAAAAGCTGTAATGAAACTGCAGGATGTCGCAAACTTTGGACCAGAAATGTCCGGTGAGATTTTGAAACACCCAGTACTCCGCAAGAGAATGATCCTGAAGCTTGAGAAGCACGAAACCAGCGCAGGACAGCAGGGCCAAGCAGAGGTAGCGCATGGACGCGGCGTCCCCGAGGCTCTTCTGCGCTCGGACGCCTCTGAACGCGGCGAAGGCGATGTGACAACCCAGAGCCACCTCGAACCCTCGGTCGTGAAAGAGCGCCAGTCCATAGCTGAGGACAGAGCACGACTCCACCGTCAAAGCGTAACGCGACGACCAGCCTTTCTCAACGACGCGACACCACACCAGCACCCACGCAAAAATAGGTAAAGTGAACCACTGGTCCAAAACAGAGGGCGCGCGCCGCAAGGTGGCTAAGCGGACCCACTGCACCGGGCCATAGGCGACCGCCATCAGCGCAAACACGTCTTTGGTGTAGACGGCCGCACGGGTGTCTCTATTGTCTGACATCGGTCGCGAGATCCAGTAGACACCTAATAATATGTATCCCAAGTTTATCAGACAGTTAAACGGCATGGCCAGGAAAGCGGGAAGGTTGTCGACTTTCTTTTCCGCGTAGTGATCGTAAGCGACATCCACCAAAACTTTGTCGAAAATGTGAGTGTTTGCGAGTGCAATGCAAAGCAGGAAGGGTACGGAAACGTGGACGAGCGCTGACATTGCCATTTTGTGGTAAATAAAATACGGTTCAAAAGCGCAGATGCAAAACACGTGGAATGTTGTGTACAAAGTAGAAAACACTGGTGGGCTTCCGCAATATCTAGGTCACGTGACGACCACTGCGGCCTTTCATTGGTGGCGACAGTGCGCTGGGAGTTTAGCGTGCAACCACTTCTGCTAATACAAGTTGTGTACATTGCAGTGCGAAGGTTATTTGTGTGAGTATATGTCCTTTATACGCAATAGCTCAGGGTTGCAAAACTCAGTTCCTGTAAAGCAACTAAAGCACCCAATCCTTTAGACTGGAAAACTACAAAAAGTCCTACTGAAAAACTACATCACAGGGTTCTGAATGGAATATCCATTtggaaaatacatttgtgaccctggaccacaaaactagtcataaggctaaatttttatacattaactgaatgttgaataaataagatttccaTTGATGTAGCATACAGTTTGTtgggataggacaatatttgaataagatgcaattattaaatcttgaatctgagggtgcaaaaatctaaatatttgaaaaacacctctaaagctgtccaaatgaagttcaaTGCATATcattaatgaaaaattatgtaatatcctgtgctacttatgactggttttggtCTAGGATCACAATTTGCCACATGGAAAACGTTGAAATCAaattatatgaacatattttgaTGGTGCTGAAAAAATGAATTCTCATCAAGTAGATCATTAACACGTCACAGTGCCTTTGAATATTGGGGTCTTTGCATCAAAATGCTGAGAACCACAGTATAATATTTACAGCACTGTATACagtaaacaatataaacatgttttcactggagtggatatatatatatatgagtacaTGTCTCTCTGTGAAAGTGTGCtgatatatgtttatatatgaacgTATACATGGGTCATTAGTGTTCATTTGTGAATGAAGAATGAAGTCCAAAGATTAAATGGAAATTCCCAGGAGCTCTTCAGACATTCCTGTTTGTCAAGTTTGTCTGACCAATACATTTACTTTCAGCTGGCCAGTCCTCCTACAGTTAAATTTTTGTCTTATTCtctaggatttttttttcttgaagcgGAGAGAGTTTCCTGGTTTTCTGTTTACACACAGACTCTACAGTAAAGACTTGACTAGATGAGTGGGTATACTATTAAGTGTCGATATTAAAATGTGCTGCTGTTATAATGTAAACCTGTTTAATGATATAAACACAAAGCTATTTAATGCTGTTTACATTCAAGAgcttatattaattacataggCTAAAAGAAGGCGGAACCTGGGATGAGATTTAGAAAACTGGTTTTGGCAGTTCAGGAATGCTAGACTATAAAAGGAAGAAGGCAGTGACTTAGAGATGAAGACACAAGGTGCTTCACACAGGTGGCACGACTGCTACTGTGTGTGCTAGTGATTGGTTTAAAGAATAGCGACCATAAGGTTTTAATAATCTTCACACTAATGAAGCGATGCTGGATATGACTTGAAGGATGAATGTAAAGGACCTGTAAggatgaatgaaatgaaagagaaTGGAGGAGCAAAAAGCGAAGGTATGAAAAACAGCAGATGATAGATATAATAGATAAGATTCCTTTGCAAAAAGTGCACATAAAGAgcacaaaagataaaatatgatAGGATTTGtatctgtaatatatatatatatatatatatatatatatatatatatatatatgatagtaAATGTGTTGTCACTTGTTTGGTAAACAAAATGAAGTATTACTACTAGTGCTACACTAGTAAAAAAAGGTTCGTTTGACATCAGTGGAATCTCGAACACTCATGGAACCTTTTCATTGCACaaaaattctttaaatgtttcttcagatttttgaaatgttatttataaaaaaaaagtatttttaagaaatgtttactgaaagtgccttaaaatgtgaataatgcAAATTTGATAAGAACATAATATGACTCTTTTCATGCAGAGTGATGTGAGGAACAGTGTGAGGAACGATATTCCACGACTGCAGTCTATGCTTGCAAAGCTTaatctaaaacacaaacaacccAAAACAGACGATGTTAAATTACACCCAGATACGGTctgtaaaagtgtgttttaCCATTCTCCGGAGCCTGAAGGAAGTGTAACGAATGAAGAAGACAGGAAAAATAGCACAGTCAGATCTGATGGTGATGAGGAACAACCAACTAGGAGTTCTGAAACAGAACATGGAAATGAAGCTGTTGAAGAGGTCCAAGAGCTGCCAGATGCGTTTCCTAAATGGGAGAAGAAGAGTTTACTCTGTAACGCTTTGTCCATAGAAACCCAGGTGGCAGAAGTAGGTTGGCAGCCAAGTGAAAGTGAGCCTTTTGAAGACAAAACGAACAAAGAGATAGAAGAGCACATGGCTGAAGCTGCATTACTGCCTAACAATCCAGTTCAAGAAACATCTGCACACACATCTTACTTCTCTGTGTCCTCAGATGAAGTAGACACTGAACAGGGTCTGAAGCATGAGCCACTAGATGAGGCTTTTGGTGGACCTTCAAAACCGGTCAGTATGGATCAAGCTGCTGTGAATGTTACAGGCAAGACAGCAAGGTCTGCTTCAGATCCAGTGACCCGCAAGCCTAAGGAAGAGAGACCTCTCTCAGCTCCAAGTATTTCAAACCTACGAGAATATGAAAAGTATGACGATTTTGCAAATGCAATGCCAGCCAAAAGCTTTTTGGGACAGGAGTATTCAGACGTGAGCACCGGAAATGTGGAACATGACAGCTCGctgaacaaaacacaaaagaaaggagtgaaaaacaaaatgaagcatTTTACTCAAAAACTGATGGAAAAGCTTAAAGATAAACAAGATTTTGAGCACACTGAAAGCAAGAGCACCCAAGACAacaaggaagaagaagaagaagaagaaggagaggGACAAAATGTATGTGTACTTCCTCATACCTCTGTATGACAGAGCTCTTATACTATGTTCATCAATGTTGTGACttataattaacttttttagttcatatttaaCTATTGTACGTTTgattgggttgtttttttttaaccttaatcACAATGAATGACCttgctgcagaatttcatgAAGGTGGAAGCCGAGGCTCAAGATATTCCACCACCACTTCCACCGAAAATGGGGAAATACGTTTTCTTAAACAGGTGGGCCATTCTAAACATAacaatcagtgttattttagtattatatttatatactgttatggtatttgttaataattggaagtcactttttattttagttttactcaATTTGtacacttgtttgttttttcttaaaatatgtatgGAATTGTACGTTCCTGTTCCACATTCATACTATATACTCATAATAGTGATCACAATAACTTggtaataactaggtactaacccAAAACCTTTCTTTATAACcttatatgcagttttttttaggtAAGTACATTGTAAGTACATGCAAATACACATACTGTTTATGTGAAAAagctttaatttcagttttagcaaatttatatatatttttttttccatctttgttatattttatttcatattcacTTCAATTAATGCAGAGTGGAgagtgttatttttaataggACACTTATGTTTTTCTGACGATATAATATAGACCCTTACTTTTAGCATATGCATTTGAACCTATTTAAACTTTGTTTACAAAATCTACAACACTTCCTTAATTGCACTTCCTTAATAGTGTTGCCCAGTCAATCTATTTATAAATCCAAGGACTTGTTTCTAGTTCTGTGACATTCCTTTCATCTGAAGCGAtggaacaaataaaacacagactTGCACGTTGCACGTTTTAAGGTGCACTCGTCACAgcgtaattatacatttaagtactgagtaatattaattaactgcatgtacttactatatgaaTATGGTAAGTATCTGGGTTTGGCGTAGGGTTTCTatcatgtaattatgcataatttattgttattaataccAAGTAATGTAGAATCTATAACAAGcacagtaaagtgttaccaagatTTGTTTTTCCTGTCCTTTAATGTAACAGGGGAAATATGTATAGCCTCTGGGGATATCTTGGGTTGCACTTTTGGTgcattgttaattaaaatcacAGCATCATATTTTGAGGGAACAACAAATGCTTGAATTTAAGGATGAAAACACCTACAGTTTACACTATTaataccattaaaaataaaaccatcaaACCTGTTTGAGTTGAGTTGACTTACTATATTATTCTAATGTTCCTTGTCTTTCTGAGCAGAAGATTTACCCTAAAAGACTTCAAACTCAATCTTGAACCGATCAACTtaatggaagaaatattcacagGCAGCGAATGGCTCAGTTACTTGCCCATCAAAGAAAGTCTAGCTGAGAAAGACGCTAGTGATCAGTCAATGACACATGATGTTCTACAACCAGAAAATGCTATTCAACTCGACCTTTCTCGTCCGACACCAGAACAGGAGCGGTCAGAGGATGTAAAGACACCAAAGCAGGACCAGTCAGAGGACGTAAAGGACAATCAAGACAGTGTTAGTGATCCTCAAGAGGATAATGTAGAAAAAGCGAACACTCACCTGGATGTAGAGCGAGTGGAACGGGATGCAAACATATTTGCTATACCTAAGGCACTGctaacaaataatacaatacaacaaAGGCCTTATTTGTCAAACAATTCAGATGACGTCTATGATTGTGTGGACATGTATATTATTCCCAAAAATGACCTTCcattaagaaaaagaaaggcatCGGATGCTCCGCTGGACTTTTCAGCAGTCAGGGTGAGGAACacttgttttttacattttctgtagtGATAGTAATTGgaattgaattttaatatatgtgaGATGAtcaatatttgaattttttttgtcaattttttttgttttattttaacctaataaagataatcaaataaaaacgtatcaaaattctgtttttaaactcAGTCATTTGGTTTGCTGGACAACTCTGCCCTCAAGAGTCGAATTCGTCTTAGCAAAAAGAGACACCACCAACCAcccaaaaagcacaaaaaaggtGAGAAAAAGCTGAGGAGGGTTGGAATGAATTTGCTGAATGAGAGcaataaacatgacatttctttCACTTGTTTTCTCTTccagtaaaaacagaaacatcgAGTACCATATTCTACAATATTCCCCCGGTAATCTTAAATGAATCTCCTGTCAGCGCATCTCCACCACGTCACAGCATCCCCACATCCACATCTCTTCCTTTGCATTTACCATCACGTCCATACCACTCCTGACCATACCAGatctatcttttttttcatcaggtCAGTAAAGTCACAGCAGCAGTCATTAGTCTATGAAACCCTACACAAACAGAGACTGATGTTAATACAGTGTGATCATTGTATTAATGGTGGGCCTTGTTTTATACTTCCTCTGCAGATTAAATATACCTCAACTAGAAAGACTGAAGGTTGCTAGCCTGCAAAAGATAGGGGAACATTACAGTATATAATTCATTTGctagaaataatataattattttcataataatgttcattaatataatgattttctATGTCTATGTCAGtatacacatttgtttttacaacTGAAGCACTGTTTATTCACCGCTGCTAATTAACTGTAAAGTATACTAAATCATCAGTCTTTTTCCACAGTCcttattattatgcaattatgcaaaatatCATGTAATATTATCATGTAATATCCTGTGTGTCTTTTGCTGTCTTTAGATTCCACTAACGAATTGTAAATCACCAACATGTATTGCAATTAGAGCTGTCAAATGATGAATTGCATtcagaagaaacatttttatatacgtgtgtgtgtgtgtgtgtgtgtgtgtgtgtgtgtgtgtgtgtgtgtgtgtgtgtgtgtgtgtgtgtgtaatatgtatatttattatgtatatataaacacacacatataaacattatGAACCTACACAGTAGCctacatacacaaacaaaaacctttattttggatgtgaataatCACCAGTGATTGtgaatgtgttttcatttccgTCTGTTGAGTAATTTTTCAAACTATCTGAATTAATTTTTGTGCTTAATGTGCTCATGAACATTCTAATTCTGTTTAATGAAATACTATAATCAAGTAATCCTGGATGAGTGTCCTTATCTTTTTAATCTTGGTATTTTTGTAGCATATATGTTTTGAATAatagtttaaagggatagttcacttcGAAACTAAAACTTGAATTTTATCAGCTTAACCGTTGCACCGGATGCGCGCGCCCTCTTATCTTTTAAATAAAGGCCTCCTCTAGTGAATACATGTGGTTTTAAATGATCAATAgccatatttcaaatgtaataaacccTTTTTTTCACACTTCCACTGATTGCGGGACGCGTCCCGGCGGATGTCGTAAGACATGTTGTGTTATTACTGACGAACGCAGAGAGAAAAAATTACAGCTTTGTTATAAGCCAAGACTGGTTTTTCTTTGCTCCTACATTTCCCAGAGGTTCGTCTGCTATAAGGGGCTATGCCTGTATAGGTTGTTTGTCAAAATCCCTGAAATATGCtccatcaaattcaaattttatttgtcacatacacatacatacatggtacgacatgcagtgaaatgttctttacaaccgtccaacatcaaaatagaaaacaaaatttaaatatatataaaatataatataacatcaGAGTGTATACTACAACTGTTGGCAACAAAAGGTTTTCATATCAGTGTTTTGTACAATGATTTGTTCTGCATCACATTTTGGGTGTTGTGTAGCTCAGTTGGCAGCACATTGAGCTATGTACGATAGTCTctgaacagtttttaatataactcagattgaaaagaagaaagaaagtcacatacacctaggatgagTAAAAGACAGACTGATTTTAAATTTGGGTAAACTGACCCTTTAAGTTTTATTGTTAtatcttttgctgtagtgtgtcagtagtaaatatcagtttacatttccaaatattcattttgcaattaattgtaataatagaTTAAGGATAGTGAGATAAAACCATCTTTCCACTgtatttatgtacttaatatGAATCGCTTGGTTGTCGGAGCAAtcatgtcattattattttcaccAAAACAACTTTACATGGAAGAACAGGggctttttataataaataattaaatgatactCCATTATAGGTTTAAAGGTAGTCACATACCAGCAAATTAAAGTaatactgtttgtgtgtaatgTAGCTATAAGTCATGAAAAGTGTGGAAATGTAAGTCATCACAACtccaaatacaaataaatgataaactaTCAAATATAAACTAAACGAATAcatcattcattatatatatatatatatatatatatatatatatatatatatatatatatatatatatatatatatatatatatatatatagtcctttatattttatgttcttcttcttttcttttttttttttttttttttttgaaacgtTTCAAAGGTGTATGAAAGGTTCTTCTGGGAACCAAAACACCCATTTGGAACCAGTCAGTCAAAATcagacaaacaattaaaaaaacattttgattgcaaacatttttttatttagcattttaaagattttttgagattttaaagaattattttatattttattcatttttattgtaaggGTTTTTTGTTGATGCagagaaaatcattttattcagaaagttTTACAATAGCCAGATAAAACTACTCCTCCTTCTCAGAGCCTGGTTTCAAGATGTCGTTTACTCGGAAGGCACATATGTATCTTTTCTTGACATTACAAGAAGCGTCATTCCATTTGCCAATCTCTGAAATTCAGAACAGTAAACAGTCAAGAGATTTTTACAATAAGTCTTACCAAATATTCCTCACagcatcactggaataaatcatttagcaaaacatttacttaaaattaaatgtagatATCCTATAACCCATTACTGTCTCTCTGTACCTTTCCAGTTCATCTCCACACATTCCTCTGTGCTAGTGTACATATGGTTGGGTTCACCGCGTGTCCAAATTTGATAATTCCAGAAGGATCCATCAAGCCAAAGAAACTGACCAGACTAAGGGAATGAAACGGAAAATTTAAAGAATAGAGAAAAGGGGTTAATGAGAAACTATAGTTTGTGCATGTGAtagtaaaccaaaaaaaaagcatcaagtCACTAATTTCTCTTTGCTCTCCCTATTTGTAAACCCCTGCAAATTTCTGCCTTTTCTTAccttaaaaagttcaaaagctCCAAGCCAGATGCGCAGTTTGTTTGGTTGGAATTTTTTCA is a window from the Puntigrus tetrazona isolate hp1 chromosome 1, ASM1883169v1, whole genome shotgun sequence genome containing:
- the si:dkey-9i23.6 gene encoding uncharacterized protein si:dkey-9i23.6 isoform X2, with amino-acid sequence MLAKLNLKHKQPKTDDVKLHPDTVCKSVFYHSPEPEGSVTNEEDRKNSTVRSDGDEEQPTRSSETEHGNEAVEEVQELPDAFPKWEKKSLLCNALSIETQVAEVGWQPSESEPFEDKTNKEIEEHMAEAALLPNNPVQETSAHTSYFSVSSDEVDTEQGLKHEPLDEAFGGPSKPVSMDQAAVNVTGKTARSASDPVTRKPKEERPLSAPSISNLREYEKYDDFANAMPAKSFLGQEYSDVSTGNVEHDSSLNKTQKKGVKNKMKHFTQKLMEKLKDKQDFEHTESKSTQDNKEEEEEEEGEGQNNFMKVEAEAQDIPPPLPPKMGKYVFLNRRFTLKDFKLNLEPINLMEEIFTGSEWLSYLPIKESLAEKDASDQSMTHDVLQPENAIQLDLSRPTPEQERSEDVKTPKQDQSEDVKDNQDSVSDPQEDNVEKANTHLDVERVERDANIFAIPKALLTNNTIQQRPYLSNNSDDVYDCVDMYIIPKNDLPLRKRKASDAPLDFSAVRSFGLLDNSALKSRIRLSKKRHHQPPKKHKKVKTETSSTIFYNIPPVILNESPVSASPPRHSIPTSTSLPLHLPSRPYHS
- the LOC122345237 gene encoding lectin-like isoform X1, with amino-acid sequence MTLLFGSGNFLTMERGFFADRANVTEYCAMPQKCNIYGFSDWYKVGKVCVKYFNRPRNFTDAEFDCRARAPGAHLVSVHSKQNNDYLLCIVKKFQPNKLRIWLGAFELFKSGQFLWLDGSFWNYQIWTRGEPNHMYTSTEECVEMNWKEIGKWNDASCNVKKRYICAFRVNDILKPGSEKEE
- the LOC122345237 gene encoding lectin-like isoform X2, translated to MTLLFGSGNFLTMERDRANVTEYCAMPQKCNIYGFSDWYKVGKVCVKYFNRPRNFTDAEFDCRARAPGAHLVSVHSKQNNDYLLCIVKKFQPNKLRIWLGAFELFKSGQFLWLDGSFWNYQIWTRGEPNHMYTSTEECVEMNWKEIGKWNDASCNVKKRYICAFRVNDILKPGSEKEE
- the tmem187 gene encoding transmembrane protein 187, producing MAMSALVHVSVPFLLCIALANTHIFDKVLVDVAYDHYAEKKVDNLPAFLAMPFNCLINLGYILLGVYWISRPMSDNRDTRAAVYTKDVFALMAVAYGPVQWVRLATLRRAPSVLDQWFTLPIFAWVLVWCRVVEKGWSSRYALTVESCSVLSYGLALFHDRGFEVALGCHIAFAAFRGVRAQKSLGDAASMRYLCLALLSCAGFVLLKLQDHSLAEYWVFQNLTGHFWSKVCDILQFHYSFCFLTRLSENAHKRST
- the si:dkey-9i23.6 gene encoding uncharacterized protein si:dkey-9i23.6 isoform X1, producing MEEQKAKSDVRNSVRNDIPRLQSMLAKLNLKHKQPKTDDVKLHPDTVCKSVFYHSPEPEGSVTNEEDRKNSTVRSDGDEEQPTRSSETEHGNEAVEEVQELPDAFPKWEKKSLLCNALSIETQVAEVGWQPSESEPFEDKTNKEIEEHMAEAALLPNNPVQETSAHTSYFSVSSDEVDTEQGLKHEPLDEAFGGPSKPVSMDQAAVNVTGKTARSASDPVTRKPKEERPLSAPSISNLREYEKYDDFANAMPAKSFLGQEYSDVSTGNVEHDSSLNKTQKKGVKNKMKHFTQKLMEKLKDKQDFEHTESKSTQDNKEEEEEEEGEGQNNFMKVEAEAQDIPPPLPPKMGKYVFLNRRFTLKDFKLNLEPINLMEEIFTGSEWLSYLPIKESLAEKDASDQSMTHDVLQPENAIQLDLSRPTPEQERSEDVKTPKQDQSEDVKDNQDSVSDPQEDNVEKANTHLDVERVERDANIFAIPKALLTNNTIQQRPYLSNNSDDVYDCVDMYIIPKNDLPLRKRKASDAPLDFSAVRSFGLLDNSALKSRIRLSKKRHHQPPKKHKKVKTETSSTIFYNIPPVILNESPVSASPPRHSIPTSTSLPLHLPSRPYHS